A single region of the Apodemus sylvaticus chromosome 7, mApoSyl1.1, whole genome shotgun sequence genome encodes:
- the LOC127690205 gene encoding tripartite motif-containing protein 43C-like has product MESDNSQLPHEILTCFICQGIFMDPVFLRCGHTFCKACLIFSLEDIGIPDLCPICRQPSHWTFINNNTMKILVSTVRENRLMKYLISEEHKCMTHKERKTTFCGESMALLCQLCSDSQDHRGHTHCTIGARACMQMLKLEKQMASLLKKIQEQQETLNAERRTIFQWLHYVALRGEMIKKEYSRLYPPVHEEENQYIECMKNQSNIILEELRKSEAMMVHKRRQLIELYQELKAMSQKPFEVLLLQDLDDLFRRSESVQLTQGMKPKLSAQPNTGLTVRFNYFQVKIFFQNLIIFNCNPSLLFDVRRFTSRPYNENPVLAVPGSYRASWGAESFTTGKYYWELDLKDHEQWAVGVCNNVWLKKRNFEIGSEGAFLLVCLKDDDQYSLLTTCPTFHHHIEKPTGQVGVFLDCEGGCVSFLDVAKSSLIYSYCPGTFHCTVRPYYCTVYT; this is encoded by the exons atggagtcagacaATTCACAACTCCCCCACGAAATACTCACCTGCTTCATTTGCCAGGGCATCTTTATGGATCCAGTCTTCTTAAGgtgtggccataccttctgcaaAGCCTGTCTCATCTTTTCTTTGGAAGACATTggaatccctgacctctgccctatATGTAGGCAACCATCCCATTGGACATTCATTAATAACAACACTATGAAGATTCTGGTATCCACTGTGAGAGAAAACAGGCTCATGAAGTATTTGATTTCTGAGGAGCACAAGTGCATGACCCACAAGGAGAGAAAGACGACATTCTGTGGTGAGAGCATGGCCCTCCTCTGCCAATTGTGTTCTGACTCCCAAGatcacagaggtcacacacactgCACTATTGGAGCACGTGCTTGTATGCAAATG ctgaaacttgaaaagcaaatggcatctttattgaagAAGATCCAAGAACAGCAGGAGACTCTAAATGCAGAGAGGAGAACAATCTTTCAGTGGTTG CACTACGTGGCCCTACGGGGGGAAATGATCAAGAAAGAGTATAGCAGACTGTATCCACCCGTCCATGAAGAAGAGAATCAATATATAGAGtgtatgaaaaatcaaagcaatattaTTTTAGAGGAGCTCAGGAAAAGTGAAGCCATGATGGTCCACAAGAGGAGACAACTAATAGAATTGTATCAGGAGCTGAAGGCCATGTCCCAGAAGCCATTTGAGGTGTTGCTGCTGCAG GATTTGGATGACTTGTTCAGaag gagtgagtCAGTGCAGCTGACACAGGGTATGAAACCAAAACTCAGTGCCCAACCCAATACTGGGTTGACTGTAAGGTTCAACTACTTCCAAG tgaaaattttctttcaaaatttaatcATATTCAACTGCAACCCAAGCCTACTTTTTGATGTGAGAAGATTCACCTCTAGACCTTACAATGAAAACCCAGTTCTGGCTGTGCCTGGATCCTATCGTgcttcctggggagcagagagcttcACCACTGGAAAATATTACTGGGAGCTGGATTTGAAGGACCATGAGCAATGGGCTGTAGGGGTCTGTAACAATGTCTGGTTAAAGaagagaaactttgagattggatCTGAAGGTGCATTTCTTCTTGTATGTTTGAAGGACGATGATCAATACAGCCTCCTCACTACCTGCCCAACATTTCATCACCACATAGAGAAACCAACTGGCCAGGTTGGCGTGTTCCTTGATTGTGAGGGTGGATGtgtgagtttcctggatgtaGCCAAGAGTTCCCTCATATACAgctactgtcctggaactttccattGCACTGTCAGGCCTTACTACTGTACTGTCTATACATGA